Proteins encoded in a region of the Enoplosus armatus isolate fEnoArm2 chromosome 16, fEnoArm2.hap1, whole genome shotgun sequence genome:
- the LOC139299283 gene encoding serine/threonine-protein kinase SBK2, protein MTTVKPHVKNTSNSAATKLLDEMCHLTAQSLTAMDTSEHFKVLKLLGEGSYGKVMLAVHRKRGTPMALKFFPRGSTSLFSFLREYNLSLSFCTHPSLTRALGIAYSTPSHYVFAQQASLFGDLYDVILPEVGMEEGCCQRVVSQLCGALSHLHSLGFVHRDLKPENVFLCDSACRWVKLGDFGMVKARGTRVPEVWYSSPYCTPEAEIARGNEDSWRSMSDGDDGVKQDEEKKKKLRVWVSVEPSTDSWALGILTYAMLTGSHPWAETTRDCHSYLKYQEWFDRAKGPDDKLDVWAEPQGESAQDGTHFIEKKDRPPVAPQFACFTPLACSFFQTLLDPRPRLRGRPEDGLSYLGGDWVMERERVRLEEERKKSRGKGAIRNMKEMEGRGER, encoded by the exons ATGACCACCGTCAAACCCCATGTCAAAAACACGTCTAATAGT GCTGCCACGAAGCTTCTGGATGAGATGTGCCATCTAACGGCTCAGTCTCTGACCGCAATGGACACATCGGAGCACTTCAAGGTCCTAAAGCTCCTGGGTGAAGGCTCGTACGGCAAAGTCATGCTGGCTGTACACAGGAAGAGAG GTACTCCGATGGCTCTGAAGTTCTTCCCTCGTGGGtccacctctctcttctctttcctgaGGGAGTATAACCTCTCTCTGTCGTTCTGCACCCACCCGTCCCTGACCAGAGCCCTGGGAATCGCCTACTCCACGCCTTCACACTACGTCTTCGCTCAGCAAGCAAGCCTCTTTGGGGATCTCTATGATGTCATCTTGCCTGAG GTCGGTATGGAGGAGGGCTGTTGTCAGCGGGTGGTGTCCCAGCTGTGTGGAGCTCTGTCCCACCTGCACTCTCTTGGTTTTGTCCACCGAGACCTCAAACCAGAGAACGTCTTCCTGTGTGACTCCGCCTGCCGCTGGGTCAAACTAGGAGACTTCGGCATG GTGAAGGCCAGGGGCACCAGGGTCCCAGAGGTCTGGTACAGCTCTCCTTACTGCACCCCCGAGGCCGAGATCGCTCGCGGAAATGAAGACAGCTGGAGAAGCATGAGTGACGGGGATGATGGCGTTAAGcaggatgaagagaagaaaaagaagctgaGAGTCTGGGTGTCTGTGGAGCCCAGCACGGACAGCTGGGCGCTGGGGATCCTGACCTACGCCATGCTGACCGGCAGTCATCCCTGGGCCGAAACAACCAGAGACTGCCACTCGTACCTGAAATATCAGGAATGGTTTGACAGAGCAAAAGGCCCGGATGACAAACTGGACGTGTGGGCGGAGCCACAGGGGGAGAGCGCACAGGATGGCACCCATTTCATTGAAAAGAAGGACCGCCCTCCCGTAGCGCCCCAGTTTGCATGTTTCACCCCGCTGGCCTGTTCCTTCTTCCAGACGCTCCTCGACCCGAGGCCGCGGCTTCGTGGACGACCCGAGGATGGGCTGAGTTACCTCGGCGGGGACTgggtgatggagagggagagggtgcggctggaggaggagaggaagaagagcagagggaaagGAGCAATCAGGAAcatgaaagagatggaggggagaggagagcgaTGA
- the necap1 gene encoding adaptin ear-binding coat-associated protein 1 → MAAEGEYESILCVKPDVNVYRIPPRASNRSYRAADWKLDTPDWSGRMRLTAKGQVAYIKLEDKVSGELFAQAPVKEYPGVAVETVSDSSRYFVLRIQDDNGRSAFIGVGFGDRGDAFDFNVALQDHFKWVKQENEISKSVQLGDSGPKLDLGFKEGQTITLNIGQGRKRDKPRPQSSGGFGLLPPPPGGKIAPPPSSGSSNHNIVPQTGGTATGCLLELDNSNSNTVVQSNPSSDLWGDFSAPASSAPSRPQDTGNWIQF, encoded by the exons ATGGCGGCCGAGGGCGAGTACGAGTCGATCCTGTGCGTGAAACCCGATGTCAACGTTTATCGCATCCCGCCGCGAGCTTCAAACCGCTCATAcag GGCAGCTGACTGGAAGCTGGATACTCCAGACTGGTCTGGTCGAATGAGGCTCACAGCCAAGGGCCAAGTGGCGTACATCAAACTGGAGGACAAGGTCTCAG GGGAGCTGTTTGCCCAGGCACCAGTTAAGGAGTATCCCGGTGTCGCGGTGGAAACAGTCAGCGACTCCAGCCGATACTTTGTTCTGCGGATACAGGATGACAACG GTCGCAGCGCTTTCATAGGAGTTGGCTTTGGGGACCGAGGGGACGCTTTTGATTTCAACGTGGCTTTGCAGGACCATTTTAA ATGGGTGAAACAGGAGAATGAAATCAGTAAAAGTGTCCAGCTCGGGGATTCAGGACCAAAACTGGACTTGGGCTTTAAAGAGGGACAGACCATCACACTCAACATAGGG CAAGGTAGAAAGAGGGATAAGCCCCGCCCACAAAGCTCTGGTGGGTTTGGactcctcccaccaccaccgGGAGGCAAGATAGCCCCGCCTCCTTCATCAGGCTCATCCAATCACAACATAGTCCCCCAGACAGGAGGCACAGCAACAG gCTGCCTGTTGGAGCTGGACAATAGTAACTCCAACACAGTGGTTCAGTCAAACCCTAGTTCAGATCTGTGGGGAGACTTCTCTGCTCCTGCAAG ctctgcTCCATCACGACCACAGGACACCGGAAACTGGATCCAGTTTTGA